A genomic region of Dreissena polymorpha isolate Duluth1 chromosome 4, UMN_Dpol_1.0, whole genome shotgun sequence contains the following coding sequences:
- the LOC127880248 gene encoding uncharacterized protein LOC127880248: MPFPPISAKGKPLTARSGVHSIHDDADNDSDETDESSFETGDDYENLLSPSKTCTSERRNGKINLERSFKQKMHALKSQNTSLIKQVEDLEGENDELRTRLSRVQGDLLSDNNPHVSDLTDKNRPTKIAERFSELYNNEWTNAYEKLVDTGHMKPLETVNILLQILQGVYSVCYEKSKLDLDVVTTSIAKFTGCVNYENLPRTLRSSLQEYTAFRKRNHQAFLPELQKVAESVVEMWISYPSQRSQELLRVLPRCYRAVLAYVHPTPTSCHGNRMQRWRPFRQKHVYRIYGRGDIV; the protein is encoded by the exons ATGCCCTTTCCACCGATATCGGCCAAAGGTAAACCGTTAACGGCGAGATCTGGCGTCCACTCAATACACGACGACGCCGACAATGACTCAGATGAAACAGACGAATCATCTTTTGAAACG GGTGACGATTATGAAAATCTACTTAGCCCATCAAAAACAT GCACAAGCGAAAGACGAAATGGCAAAATAAATTTAGAGCGGTCTTTCAAACAGAAGAT GCATGCGCTTAAATCACAGAACACTTCTTTAATAAAGCAAGTGGAAGATCTTGAAGGCGAAAATGATGAGCTGCGAACGAG GTTAAGTCGGGTTCAAGGTGACCTTCTATCGGACAATAACCCGCATGTGTCGGACCTAACAGACAAAAATAGGCCAACTAAAATTGCCGAGAGATTTTCCGAACTCTACAACAATGAATGGACAAACGCGTATGAGAAACTGGTCGATACTGGACATATGAAACCTCTAGAAACTGTCAATATTCTCTTACAAATATTACAG gGCGTGTATTCAGTTTGCTATGAAAAGTCTAAATTAGATCTCGACGTCGTGACAACGTCAATTGCAAAGTTTACAGGTTGTGTAAATTATGAAAAT TTACCTCGAACGCTTCGCTCATCGCTACAAGAGTACACAGCATTCCGAAAGAGGAATCATCAAGCCTTCCTTCCAGAACTTCAAAAG GTTGCCGAAAGCGTTGTTGAAATGTGGATATCTTATCCCTCACAGAGGTCGCAAGAACTATTAAGAGTATTGCCACGTTGCTATAGAGCTGTGCTGGCTTATGTGCATCCAACGCCCACCAGTTGTCATGGTAACCGAATGCAACGTTGGCGACCATTTCGACAGAAACATGTTTACAGAATATACGGTCGAGGGGACATTGTATGA
- the LOC127879970 gene encoding uncharacterized protein LOC127879970, with translation MGGKQSTSLGCHLMTSRVCGADDLNKVHPSSTNRKDEEDTNTELSSDGEVEILSRSIQLQEEKENKNKRPSRKNLMTSHVRGADDSKSIHTSCINVVDGDKDRDVGRSSYFETWHLDKEKGKQKRREKCSPRCVSFKRNKLERKKGVI, from the exons ATGGGTGGTAAACAATCAACATCGTTAGGATGTCATCTGATGACTTCACGTGTTTGTGGTGCTGATGATTTGAATAAAGTACATCCGAGCAGTACTAATCGCAAAGACGAAGAAGATACAAACACGGAGCTTTCAAGTGATGGCGAA GTAGAAATATTAAGCAGATCGATACaacttcaagaagaaaaagaaaacaagaataaaag ACCCTCACGGAAAAATCTGATGACTTCACATGTTCGTGGCGCTGATGATTCGAAAAGCATACATACGAGCTGTATTAATGTCGTAGACGGCGACAAAGATCGAGACGTGGGCCGTTCAAGTTATTTCGAG ACGTGGCATCTTGACAAAGAAAAAGGAAAACAGAAAAGAAG GGAGAAGTGTTCACCACGATGTGTCAGCTTCAAAAGAAACAAGTTAGAAAGAaaaaaag GAGTTATCTGA